Proteins encoded in a region of the Paenibacillus thermoaerophilus genome:
- a CDS encoding zinc-dependent alcohol dehydrogenase family protein: MKAVVFPGDKQVEIREVPIPVPGSGEVLIKMKASAICRSDMSLYYGNPVVGGEAAKSGCIHPGHEPAGEIAQVGEGVTRFKPGDRVAVYLAVGCGECEHCKSGYRMFCKEWKCVGFDIHGGDAEYMIVPEENCMRIPDEMSYLVAAVSTDAVGTLYHAQKRLNISGRDTLVIFGLGPMGGAGVMVAKGLGATVIAVDMLDERLEVAKELGADYVINGKENVLERIMEITNGRGADAAIDCSGSPHAQNTALNSLRPHGRAAFIGEGRELTINPSNQLIRKQITVMGSWYFPIYEYDEIARFIIDRKLPVEKLVSHTFRLDEAATAFRMFDERKTEKAVFVWD; the protein is encoded by the coding sequence ATGAAAGCGGTAGTTTTTCCGGGCGATAAACAGGTAGAGATTCGGGAAGTGCCGATCCCGGTTCCGGGCAGCGGCGAAGTTCTGATTAAAATGAAAGCTTCGGCCATCTGCCGCAGCGACATGAGCTTGTACTACGGCAATCCGGTTGTCGGCGGAGAAGCGGCGAAGTCGGGTTGCATTCATCCCGGCCACGAGCCTGCCGGCGAAATTGCGCAAGTGGGCGAAGGGGTTACGCGCTTCAAGCCGGGCGACCGCGTGGCCGTATACCTGGCCGTCGGCTGCGGCGAGTGCGAGCATTGCAAGAGCGGGTACAGGATGTTCTGTAAGGAATGGAAATGCGTCGGCTTCGATATCCACGGCGGGGATGCGGAATACATGATCGTTCCGGAAGAGAACTGCATGCGTATTCCGGACGAGATGAGCTATCTGGTGGCGGCGGTATCGACGGATGCGGTCGGCACGCTGTACCATGCCCAGAAGCGATTGAACATCAGCGGAAGGGATACGCTCGTGATTTTCGGACTCGGTCCGATGGGCGGAGCGGGCGTCATGGTCGCCAAAGGACTGGGCGCGACGGTCATCGCCGTCGACATGCTGGACGAGCGCCTTGAAGTGGCCAAAGAGCTCGGCGCGGATTACGTCATTAACGGCAAGGAAAACGTGCTGGAACGCATCATGGAGATTACGAACGGCCGCGGCGCGGATGCGGCGATCGATTGCTCCGGAAGCCCGCATGCGCAAAATACGGCGCTCAACAGCCTGCGTCCTCACGGACGCGCCGCCTTCATCGGCGAAGGCAGGGAGCTGACGATCAATCCGAGCAACCAGCTCATCCGCAAGCAAATTACGGTCATGGGCTCCTGGTATTTCCCGATCTACGAATACGACGAAATTGCGCGCTTTATCATCGACAGAAAGCTTCCGGTCGAGAAGCTCGTCTCGCATACGTTCAGGCTGGACGAGGCGGCGACCGCATTCCGGATGTTCGATGAAAGGAAGACGGAGAAAGCCGTCTTCGTATGGGACTGA